One Mugil cephalus isolate CIBA_MC_2020 chromosome 8, CIBA_Mcephalus_1.1, whole genome shotgun sequence genomic window carries:
- the LOC125011741 gene encoding adhesive plaque matrix protein-like isoform X2: protein MNLLLCVVLPWLLFAGELHASTKSSDEPQSQVLHDEPQAQPQLQMPRSGGPSYHPSTQAQGPYYPAWPSTQAPRPYFPAWPGTQTQRPYFPAWPGTQTQRPYFPAWPGTQTQRPYYPAWPGTQTQGPYYPAWPGTQTQGPYYPAWPGTQTQGPYYPAWPGTQTQGPYYPAWPNTQTQGPYYEPRPLIAKPSKKG from the exons TGTTGTGCTGCCATGGCTGCTCTTTGCTGGAGAGCTTCATGCAAGTACAAAAT cttccGACGAGCCCCAGTCTCAGGTGCTGCATGATGAGCCCCAGGCCCAGCCGCAGCTCCAGATGCCTCGCTCTGGGGGTCCTTCCTACCACCCCAGCACTCAGGCCCAGGGGCCTTACTACCCGGCCTGGCCCAGCACTCAGGCCCCGAGGCCTTACTTCCCGGCCTGGCCCGGGACTCAGACCCAGAGGCCTTACTTCCCGGCCTGGCCCGGCACTCAGACCCAGAGGCCTTACTTCCCGGCCTGGCCCGGCACTCAGACCCAGAGGCCTTACTACCCGGCCTGGCCCGGCACTCAGACCCAGGGGCCTTACTACCCGGCCTGGCCCGGCACTCAGACCCAGGGGCCTTACTACCCGGCCTGGCCCGGCACTCAGAcccagggaccttactaccCGGCCTGGCCCGGCACTCAGAcccagggaccttactaccCGGCCTGGCCCAACACTCAGACCCAAGGACCTTACTATGAGCCCAGGCCTTTAATCGCAAAACCCAGTAAAAAGGGCTAG
- the LOC125011741 gene encoding adhesive plaque matrix protein-like isoform X1 produces MHWNSLATVLLRKERDQRQSQQKTEWPFSLALVTFPVEDMNLLLCVVLPWLLFAGELHASTKSSDEPQSQVLHDEPQAQPQLQMPRSGGPSYHPSTQAQGPYYPAWPSTQAPRPYFPAWPGTQTQRPYFPAWPGTQTQRPYFPAWPGTQTQRPYYPAWPGTQTQGPYYPAWPGTQTQGPYYPAWPGTQTQGPYYPAWPGTQTQGPYYPAWPNTQTQGPYYEPRPLIAKPSKKG; encoded by the exons ATGCACTGGAATAGTCTTGCCACTGTACTCttgaggaaagagagagatcaAAGACAGAGCCAGCAAAAGACAGAGTGGCCTTTCAGCTTAGCTTTGGTTACGTTTCCGGTGGAAGACATGAACCTCCTTCTATG TGTTGTGCTGCCATGGCTGCTCTTTGCTGGAGAGCTTCATGCAAGTACAAAAT cttccGACGAGCCCCAGTCTCAGGTGCTGCATGATGAGCCCCAGGCCCAGCCGCAGCTCCAGATGCCTCGCTCTGGGGGTCCTTCCTACCACCCCAGCACTCAGGCCCAGGGGCCTTACTACCCGGCCTGGCCCAGCACTCAGGCCCCGAGGCCTTACTTCCCGGCCTGGCCCGGGACTCAGACCCAGAGGCCTTACTTCCCGGCCTGGCCCGGCACTCAGACCCAGAGGCCTTACTTCCCGGCCTGGCCCGGCACTCAGACCCAGAGGCCTTACTACCCGGCCTGGCCCGGCACTCAGACCCAGGGGCCTTACTACCCGGCCTGGCCCGGCACTCAGACCCAGGGGCCTTACTACCCGGCCTGGCCCGGCACTCAGAcccagggaccttactaccCGGCCTGGCCCGGCACTCAGAcccagggaccttactaccCGGCCTGGCCCAACACTCAGACCCAAGGACCTTACTATGAGCCCAGGCCTTTAATCGCAAAACCCAGTAAAAAGGGCTAG